Proteins found in one Deltaproteobacteria bacterium GWA2_45_12 genomic segment:
- a CDS encoding orotate phosphoribosyltransferase yields MQSKDQLKALLLTLSYEKREVTLSSGLKSNFYFDGKQTALHAQGSALIGQLMFELISEKMPQVEAVGGLTLGADPLVSAVSVISALKNKPIHAFIIRKEPKQHGTQNWIEGTKNLKAAMKVAILEDVITTGGSSLKAIERAEVFGLDVVGVVSLVDREEGGKQNLEAKGYKVYSLFTKNDLIGDKS; encoded by the coding sequence ATGCAGTCCAAAGACCAACTTAAAGCACTTCTTCTTACCCTTTCTTACGAAAAACGTGAAGTGACCCTTTCTTCAGGGCTAAAAAGTAATTTTTATTTTGATGGCAAACAAACGGCCCTTCATGCCCAGGGCTCAGCCTTGATTGGGCAGCTGATGTTTGAGCTTATTTCTGAAAAGATGCCCCAAGTTGAAGCGGTAGGAGGGTTAACCTTGGGAGCTGACCCTTTGGTGAGTGCTGTTTCTGTGATAAGTGCTCTTAAAAACAAGCCCATTCATGCTTTTATCATTCGAAAAGAGCCCAAACAACATGGGACCCAGAACTGGATTGAAGGAACAAAAAATCTTAAAGCAGCCATGAAAGTGGCCATTTTGGAAGATGTGATCACAACGGGAGGAAGTTCATTAAAAGCCATTGAGCGTGCCGAAGTTTTTGGTCTGGATGTTGTGGGGGTGGTAAGTTTGGTTGATAGGGAAGAAGGGGGAAAACAAAATCTTGAAGCGAAGGGGTATAAGGTTTATTCGCTCTTTACCAAGAACGATTTGATAGGGGACAAATCATGA
- a CDS encoding RNA polymerase-binding protein DksA encodes MNKKELKFFKELLEQRRQELFSQAESTKEKGYVFDPDDLPDEVDLASSEADQSLNMRLRDRERVLLRKIEKAIKKIEQGEFGVCESCGEEIGAKRLEARPVTDLCINCKEEQEKVEKSFADT; translated from the coding sequence ATGAATAAAAAAGAATTAAAGTTTTTCAAAGAATTGTTGGAACAACGTCGCCAGGAGCTTTTTAGCCAGGCAGAAAGTACCAAGGAAAAGGGGTATGTTTTTGACCCGGATGATCTTCCCGATGAAGTTGATTTGGCTTCCTCCGAAGCGGATCAATCTTTAAACATGCGTCTTCGAGACCGTGAACGCGTTCTTCTACGAAAAATCGAAAAAGCCATCAAAAAAATTGAGCAGGGAGAATTTGGTGTTTGTGAATCCTGCGGTGAAGAGATTGGGGCCAAGAGATTGGAAGCCCGCCCTGTGACAGACCTGTGCATTAATTGTAAAGAAGAACAGGAAAAAGTGGAAAAATCATTTGCTGACACCTAA